In Haloarchaeobius litoreus, the following are encoded in one genomic region:
- a CDS encoding DUF7342 family protein yields the protein MNDRGPPEEFSDINEVVGEEWESETTPYERIRHVVAHTYSPVSAAEVAEDARTAPKTARKHLNTLADEGFVETTTGEHGGTLYRRSPESLVVEQAADILDHVSTDELVTRIQEMRAQLTEYQSEFGVDSPAELVVDQTNQILTESDSPTEEIDPETIREWKTLRRNLAFANAALSIGNAEQFVDGDRRSTDDSVPA from the coding sequence ATGAACGACCGAGGCCCACCAGAGGAGTTTTCGGACATCAACGAGGTGGTCGGAGAGGAGTGGGAGTCCGAAACAACGCCCTACGAGCGCATTCGACACGTCGTTGCGCATACGTACAGTCCCGTCTCAGCCGCAGAAGTCGCTGAGGATGCACGGACGGCCCCGAAGACCGCTCGAAAGCACCTGAACACACTCGCTGACGAGGGGTTCGTCGAGACGACCACGGGCGAGCACGGCGGCACGCTCTATCGCCGCTCACCCGAATCGCTCGTCGTCGAGCAGGCTGCCGACATCCTCGACCACGTCTCGACCGACGAACTCGTCACACGAATCCAGGAGATGCGTGCGCAACTCACCGAGTATCAGTCTGAGTTCGGTGTCGATTCGCCAGCAGAATTGGTCGTCGATCAGACGAATCAGATACTCACCGAGTCGGATTCTCCGACGGAGGAGATTGATCCAGAGACGATTCGTGAGTGGAAGACGCTCCGCCGAAATCTCGCGTTCGCGAACGCAGCGCTCTCGATCGGAAACGCCGAGCAGTTCGTCGACGGTGACCGTCGCTCGACTGACGATAGCGTTCCGGCCTGA
- a CDS encoding AbrB/MazE/SpoVT family DNA-binding domain-containing protein has protein sequence MPTDEPSKETKVSDRGRVTIPVDLRRRLGIEAGDRLRWATDDEDNLSVEVVKQRYGAFDDFEPVSMGGNGSETHDGAGHEGDHTLSENN, from the coding sequence ATGCCAACCGATGAGCCCTCCAAAGAAACGAAGGTCAGCGATCGTGGGAGGGTCACGATTCCGGTCGACCTCCGGCGGCGACTCGGTATCGAGGCCGGTGACAGGCTCCGGTGGGCCACCGACGACGAGGACAATCTCTCCGTCGAAGTAGTCAAGCAGCGCTACGGTGCGTTCGACGATTTCGAACCGGTCTCGATGGGTGGTAACGGGTCTGAAACGCACGACGGTGCTGGTCACGAAGGAGATCATACACTCTCGGAGAACAACTGA
- a CDS encoding phage NrS-1 polymerase family protein: MEVSTVNRGVEPDAIPAALREYPQWVCWRAKERDGKLTKIPIDPQTGSFASVSDPDTWALYEVALGAAEAEDGLGFVFTEDDPFVGVDLDDCREDGELTDWAADIVDRLDSYTEVSPSGTGVHVLIEGMIPSTKSRSGSVECYDSNRFFTMTGDHVDETPTGIEERQDAFAPVYDQYVYGDDERSTEGRAQERRTSSTPTSLSDAELIEKATNAKNGAKFERLWNGSTAGYESQSEADMALCCLLAFWTGNDETQMDRLFSDSGLYREKWDEVHYSDGSTYGEQTVANAVQVSNETYERETDEADVAGSGSPVSVSNQEATMLRERVDLLRGRVDSLERELARTRDEIAGLRQSQQGLTEHSRREPVSGAPVEPASVRLSSRLQRLIQVFR, encoded by the coding sequence ATGGAGGTGAGCACCGTGAATAGGGGTGTCGAGCCGGACGCGATTCCAGCTGCGCTCCGTGAGTACCCACAGTGGGTGTGCTGGCGCGCGAAGGAGCGTGATGGGAAGCTGACGAAGATTCCAATCGACCCGCAGACTGGCTCGTTCGCCTCCGTTTCGGACCCGGACACGTGGGCGCTATACGAGGTCGCTCTGGGTGCAGCCGAGGCGGAGGATGGCCTCGGCTTCGTGTTCACCGAGGACGACCCCTTTGTGGGTGTGGACCTCGACGACTGTCGCGAGGACGGCGAGCTCACCGACTGGGCCGCCGACATCGTCGACAGACTGGATTCCTACACCGAGGTCAGTCCTTCCGGAACAGGTGTGCATGTACTCATCGAGGGGATGATTCCGAGTACGAAATCCCGTTCAGGGTCGGTCGAGTGCTACGATTCGAATCGATTCTTCACCATGACCGGCGACCACGTCGATGAAACGCCGACTGGAATCGAGGAACGACAGGACGCGTTCGCGCCCGTGTACGACCAGTACGTCTACGGTGACGATGAACGGTCGACCGAGGGGCGAGCACAAGAACGTCGTACTTCGTCAACGCCGACCTCACTTTCGGATGCCGAGCTCATCGAGAAAGCGACGAATGCGAAGAACGGCGCGAAGTTCGAGCGCCTCTGGAACGGAAGTACGGCAGGCTACGAGAGCCAGTCCGAGGCCGACATGGCCCTGTGCTGTCTGCTGGCGTTCTGGACCGGAAACGACGAGACACAGATGGATCGACTGTTCAGTGATTCGGGACTCTACCGAGAGAAGTGGGACGAAGTCCACTACTCCGACGGGTCGACGTACGGGGAGCAGACTGTCGCGAACGCTGTCCAGGTGTCGAATGAGACGTACGAGCGAGAGACAGACGAAGCGGACGTTGCTGGCAGCGGCTCCCCTGTCTCGGTTTCGAATCAGGAAGCCACGATGCTCCGAGAGCGTGTCGACCTGCTCCGGGGTCGAGTTGACAGCCTCGAACGAGAACTCGCACGGACACGAGACGAGATTGCCGGCCTCCGGCAGTCCCAACAGGGTCTTACTGAACATTCTAGGCGTGAGCCCGTTTCCGGAGCACCAGTGGAGCCCGCCAGCGTCCGACTATCATCACGGTTGCAACGCCTGATTCAGGTATTCCGTTAA
- a CDS encoding VirB4 family type IV secretion system protein, translating into MIRILRSFFANDPEGDGEETDATAPDDGSGRGLDSVAESHQSLVSADSIEEFPNAVQTGEQLTRTQWIAEYPDAPTDGLFEQLYSTGETRETDIAIHVDPRDTDRTLNELENKIETLEADHEYLNERHRAGARGIRKDLEDYQDLYDVLRNTPMEAFDVSMYLTTRADEPDAERVDVDGVLGAARRAPANLTPVTPRWQQLDSLVSCSPIGVDRLDDSLDSTTPMLGGALGAMFPFVSGAFAEPGIEYGTYALNESPLILDRFNRETGYCTMVIGKLGAGKSFSTKLQLLRRAMYDPDTIIVMLDPLEGFAGVNDALGGERVTVGGTRGFNPLEIRATPSEVLESTPDIDPWGEQIAWVLTFFKTFFTHVASNPLGDRTQTLRRAVQETYEQAGITRDPATHGKESPTITDLMRVLESMLENPGAFGYPNEGVQERVREDAEALLTDLQPSFRPDGDFANLAQPTEFDLDSSVVYLDLHQEEGVRGQAETSLMMQVLFNAVYERAKGTDKRVVFVIDEAHYLLHDSTSLGFLETAVRHSRHYDLSLHFITQTGGEFALTPEAKTIASLCSMTLIHRVDEEADKLAEWFGLSEREVNWVRTAKAGNDEDGFSEALLGIDEEGWFPLRVRASPYERQVLDGSHERPTGSDLDSDVSAGVRLSPDGGEHRE; encoded by the coding sequence GTGATCCGGATTCTTCGTTCGTTCTTCGCCAACGACCCGGAGGGAGATGGCGAAGAGACGGACGCGACAGCCCCGGACGACGGTTCGGGCCGCGGGCTCGATTCGGTGGCCGAGAGCCACCAGTCGCTTGTGAGCGCCGACAGCATCGAAGAGTTCCCGAACGCCGTTCAGACAGGTGAGCAGTTGACGCGAACGCAGTGGATTGCGGAGTATCCGGACGCGCCCACGGACGGGCTGTTCGAACAGCTGTACTCGACCGGCGAGACACGCGAGACCGATATCGCGATCCACGTCGACCCGCGGGATACGGACCGGACGCTGAACGAACTGGAGAACAAGATCGAGACGCTCGAAGCCGACCACGAGTACCTGAATGAGCGGCATCGAGCCGGAGCGCGTGGCATCCGGAAGGACCTGGAGGACTATCAGGACCTCTACGACGTGCTTCGGAACACGCCGATGGAGGCGTTCGACGTCTCGATGTACCTCACCACGAGAGCCGACGAGCCCGACGCAGAGCGTGTCGACGTCGACGGCGTGCTCGGGGCGGCGAGGCGCGCGCCGGCGAACCTCACACCTGTGACACCGCGCTGGCAGCAGCTCGACAGCCTCGTCTCCTGTAGCCCCATCGGCGTGGACCGCCTCGACGACTCACTCGACTCGACGACACCCATGCTCGGGGGCGCGCTCGGTGCGATGTTCCCGTTCGTTTCCGGTGCGTTCGCAGAGCCTGGTATCGAGTACGGCACGTACGCGCTCAACGAGAGCCCGCTCATCCTCGACCGCTTCAATCGCGAGACCGGGTACTGTACGATGGTCATCGGGAAACTCGGCGCAGGGAAGTCGTTCTCGACGAAACTCCAGCTTCTCCGACGCGCGATGTACGACCCTGACACCATCATCGTGATGCTCGATCCACTCGAGGGCTTCGCGGGCGTGAACGACGCGCTCGGCGGGGAACGCGTCACGGTGGGTGGGACGCGTGGGTTCAACCCGCTCGAGATTCGGGCGACGCCCAGCGAGGTGCTGGAGTCGACGCCCGACATCGACCCGTGGGGCGAGCAGATCGCGTGGGTCCTCACGTTCTTCAAGACGTTCTTCACGCACGTCGCGTCGAACCCGCTCGGCGACCGGACACAGACGCTACGCCGTGCGGTGCAGGAGACGTACGAGCAGGCGGGCATCACGCGGGACCCCGCAACCCATGGCAAGGAGTCGCCGACGATTACGGACCTCATGCGGGTCCTCGAGTCGATGCTGGAGAATCCGGGAGCATTCGGCTACCCGAACGAGGGCGTTCAGGAACGGGTCCGGGAGGATGCGGAAGCACTGCTCACCGACCTTCAACCATCCTTCCGTCCGGACGGTGACTTCGCGAACCTCGCCCAGCCCACCGAGTTCGACCTCGACTCCTCTGTGGTGTATCTCGACCTCCACCAGGAGGAAGGCGTCCGTGGCCAGGCGGAGACGAGCCTGATGATGCAGGTCCTTTTTAACGCGGTCTACGAGCGCGCGAAGGGGACCGACAAGCGCGTCGTGTTCGTCATCGACGAAGCCCACTACCTGTTGCACGACTCGACCTCGCTGGGATTCCTCGAGACGGCGGTGCGGCACAGCAGGCACTACGACCTCTCGCTGCACTTCATCACCCAGACCGGTGGCGAGTTCGCACTCACTCCCGAAGCGAAGACCATCGCGAGTCTCTGCTCGATGACGCTGATCCACCGCGTCGACGAGGAGGCCGACAAACTCGCGGAGTGGTTCGGGTTGAGCGAGCGCGAGGTGAACTGGGTCCGCACCGCGAAAGCAGGCAACGACGAGGACGGCTTCTCCGAGGCACTGCTGGGTATCGACGAGGAAGGCTGGTTCCCACTCCGAGTTCGGGCGAGTCCGTACGAGCGACAGGTGCTCGATGGTTCTCACGAACGTCCGACCGGGTCCGATCTCGATAGCGACGTCAGTGCAGGGGTTCGACTGAGCCCGGATGGAGGTGAGCACCGTGAATAG
- a CDS encoding carboxypeptidase-like regulatory domain-containing protein: MTPSRRALLASSAGLVGTVFAGCLGGSDDGTANNSTSPGSVSVPDDSPVAGVEVTATDVVVSLEPDSNVSQLNLIAPDGTAFARRTVTAGTTTVRIPILDPGVRRIQDRYQPGEHEVVVVTNGETHRIPVALEPDLRLTDARATIDEETTEATGHITVEVTNDGSGPSWVHHIVYADAPYPDANESLFEPTSLPQLEAPQNPEDVIIAPGESKSYVGFRRPLQFPDPPNQDCSYGPIEFQVIGGTAYGPNFRGNLSVTTSGEPIGVWNRHICSEATVELETVQEEEED, translated from the coding sequence ATGACGCCGTCTCGTCGAGCGCTGCTCGCGAGTAGTGCAGGCCTCGTCGGGACGGTCTTTGCGGGCTGCCTCGGCGGGAGTGACGACGGGACGGCTAACAACTCGACGTCACCGGGGTCGGTTTCCGTTCCAGACGACTCGCCAGTGGCCGGTGTCGAGGTGACTGCAACCGACGTAGTGGTCTCGCTCGAGCCAGACAGTAATGTGTCACAGCTGAACCTCATCGCCCCCGATGGAACCGCGTTTGCGCGTAGGACTGTTACCGCGGGTACGACAACCGTTCGGATTCCGATACTCGACCCCGGTGTGCGACGGATTCAGGACCGGTATCAACCGGGCGAGCACGAGGTCGTTGTCGTCACGAATGGGGAAACCCATAGAATCCCCGTGGCGTTGGAGCCGGATCTCCGCCTCACCGATGCGAGAGCTACGATTGACGAAGAAACGACCGAAGCAACTGGACACATTACGGTCGAAGTCACGAATGATGGGTCTGGCCCATCTTGGGTTCATCATATCGTCTACGCCGATGCTCCCTATCCAGATGCGAACGAATCTCTCTTCGAACCAACATCGCTTCCACAACTAGAGGCTCCACAAAATCCAGAGGACGTAATTATTGCTCCTGGTGAATCCAAGAGCTATGTCGGATTCCGTCGACCTCTACAGTTCCCCGATCCACCGAATCAAGACTGTTCGTATGGACCAATTGAGTTTCAGGTTATCGGGGGAACAGCCTACGGACCGAATTTTCGAGGGAATCTCTCTGTCACCACGTCAGGAGAACCAATCGGGGTCTGGAATCGGCACATCTGTAGCGAAGCGACCGTGGAACTCGAAACCGTTCAGGAGGAGGAGGAGGACTGA
- a CDS encoding PAS domain S-box protein, with the protein MTTDSGDSSNGFVHLDSEPIDVLHVDDDPQFAALVSAFLERRGERFRVHTETDPETVLSLIQDGETAFDCIVSDYDMPGLDGLELLEQIRVDHPDLPFVLFTGHGSEAIASDAITAGVTEYLQKGGGSEQYTVLANRIQQVVERYWAERYTDRARQAIETAQGGINILDEDGHIQYVNRAAADLLGYERDQLLGEHWKTLYRDEDITEVYDVLLPQARQGQWQGHTSFERKDGSVLETHHTLTVSGDGSLVCTFSPLDDPATERALSLRERTMDEAPVGIALFDPDAEGNPITYANDWFTELTGYDRADVIGRDWLFLQGEDMGDDAMAELESAIRNHGRTTVEMRNHRADGAAFWNRVRLAPVFDSDGELAHFVSFHDDVTERKTAEERLRASRARLEAVFEGSPDMIVIHDADGVIHDVNQQSCEKLGYTESELVGKKVCEIDVTADRERAHAFWKDLPTNSPRRFEGELQRADGETIPVEVHLTRLDLDGKDRFVAMDRDISEQKAYEEELVRQNERLDRFTSAVSHDLRNPLQLARGRFELLEEECTSEHTEDIEFALDRMDTLIDDLLAFARFGDEAMEVEPVDLSELVRTCWTTVETADATLIVGTERSVDADRDRLQQLFENLIRNSVEHGGRDITVTVGDTEAGFYVADDGPGIPASERDDVFEAGYSTAEAGTGFGLNIVKEMVDAHDWTVRISESDDGGARFDVRTESA; encoded by the coding sequence ATGACTACTGATTCCGGGGACAGCAGCAACGGATTCGTCCACCTGGACTCGGAACCCATCGACGTCCTCCACGTCGACGACGATCCGCAATTTGCAGCGCTCGTTTCGGCGTTTCTCGAACGACGGGGGGAGCGGTTTCGCGTCCACACAGAGACCGATCCAGAAACGGTGCTGTCGCTGATTCAGGACGGCGAGACCGCCTTCGACTGCATCGTCAGCGACTACGACATGCCCGGATTGGACGGGCTCGAACTCCTCGAGCAGATTCGAGTTGACCACCCGGACCTGCCGTTCGTCCTGTTCACCGGCCACGGCTCGGAAGCGATTGCGAGCGACGCGATCACCGCAGGTGTCACGGAGTACCTCCAGAAGGGTGGTGGCAGCGAGCAGTACACCGTGCTCGCCAACCGAATCCAGCAGGTCGTCGAGCGGTACTGGGCCGAGCGCTACACCGATCGCGCACGACAGGCCATCGAGACGGCACAGGGGGGTATCAACATCCTCGACGAGGACGGCCACATCCAGTACGTCAACAGGGCGGCTGCGGACCTTCTCGGGTACGAGCGTGACCAGCTACTCGGCGAGCACTGGAAGACCCTCTATCGCGATGAGGACATCACCGAGGTCTACGATGTACTCCTCCCGCAGGCACGACAGGGCCAGTGGCAAGGGCACACCTCGTTCGAGCGCAAGGACGGGAGCGTCCTCGAGACCCATCACACGCTCACGGTCAGCGGTGACGGCTCGCTGGTCTGTACGTTCTCGCCGCTCGACGACCCCGCCACAGAACGGGCGCTCTCACTCAGAGAGCGCACGATGGACGAAGCCCCCGTCGGAATCGCCCTGTTCGACCCAGACGCCGAGGGGAACCCCATCACGTACGCGAACGACTGGTTCACCGAGCTCACCGGCTACGACCGAGCCGACGTCATCGGGCGTGACTGGCTCTTCCTGCAGGGCGAGGACATGGGCGACGACGCCATGGCCGAACTCGAATCCGCCATCCGGAACCACGGTCGAACGACCGTGGAGATGCGGAACCATCGTGCGGACGGGGCGGCGTTCTGGAACCGGGTCAGACTCGCCCCGGTGTTCGATTCCGATGGTGAGCTGGCTCACTTCGTCAGCTTCCACGACGACGTGACGGAGCGAAAGACCGCCGAAGAGCGACTCCGCGCCAGTAGGGCCCGACTCGAAGCGGTGTTCGAGGGCTCGCCCGACATGATCGTGATCCACGACGCCGACGGCGTCATCCACGACGTCAACCAGCAGTCGTGCGAGAAACTCGGCTACACAGAATCCGAACTCGTCGGGAAGAAGGTGTGTGAGATCGACGTCACAGCCGACCGAGAGCGCGCACATGCGTTCTGGAAGGACCTGCCGACGAACAGTCCACGCCGCTTCGAGGGCGAGCTCCAGCGGGCCGACGGCGAGACCATTCCGGTCGAGGTCCACCTGACTCGACTCGACCTCGATGGGAAGGACCGGTTCGTCGCGATGGACCGCGACATCAGCGAGCAGAAGGCATACGAGGAGGAGCTCGTCCGCCAGAACGAACGTCTCGACCGCTTCACGAGCGCCGTCAGTCACGATCTCAGGAACCCGCTCCAGCTCGCGCGGGGCCGCTTCGAACTGCTCGAAGAAGAGTGCACCAGCGAGCACACCGAGGATATCGAATTCGCGTTGGACCGCATGGACACGCTCATCGATGACCTGCTCGCCTTCGCTCGCTTCGGTGACGAGGCGATGGAGGTCGAGCCCGTGGACCTCTCCGAGCTCGTCCGAACGTGCTGGACGACAGTCGAGACGGCCGACGCGACGCTCATCGTGGGGACGGAACGCTCCGTGGATGCTGATAGGGACCGGCTCCAGCAGCTGTTCGAGAACCTCATCCGAAACAGCGTCGAGCACGGTGGGCGAGACATCACCGTGACCGTCGGCGACACCGAGGCCGGGTTCTACGTCGCGGACGATGGCCCGGGGATTCCGGCGTCAGAACGGGACGACGTGTTCGAGGCGGGCTACTCGACGGCGGAAGCAGGGACCGGCTTCGGGCTGAACATCGTCAAGGAGATGGTCGACGCACACGACTGGACGGTTCGAATCTCAGAGAGCGACGATGGGGGTGCGCGCTTCGATGTGCGTACAGAGTCCGCCTGA
- a CDS encoding SWIM zinc finger family protein — MTNCSHADPRNHRYLVRVVDGLPKSCSCPADERFDGACKHRVAIAIRGPVLGAARQNAVATDGGLVPAENSEAELVDEDDCDCSALPDGVPCWPCFRDGEREFENESLFD; from the coding sequence GTGACCAACTGCAGCCACGCCGACCCGAGGAACCATCGCTATCTGGTTCGTGTTGTCGACGGACTCCCGAAGTCGTGTAGCTGCCCAGCCGACGAACGCTTCGACGGCGCGTGCAAGCACCGCGTCGCCATCGCGATCCGTGGCCCGGTCCTCGGAGCTGCACGACAGAATGCCGTCGCGACCGATGGCGGCCTGGTTCCGGCCGAGAACTCGGAGGCCGAGCTCGTCGACGAAGACGACTGCGACTGTAGTGCGCTCCCGGATGGCGTGCCATGTTGGCCGTGCTTCCGTGACGGTGAGCGAGAGTTCGAGAACGAGTCGCTGTTCGACTGA
- a CDS encoding ribbon-helix-helix domain-containing protein: MSDADSGAGDNDPETVQINIRLTRSFLEDIDATWKEQGFNSRSEFLRHIARDAVKNPDFSREGWKQVATSEHGLRTGETELVSREEIIAMIDEDVDDR, from the coding sequence ATGTCTGACGCTGACTCTGGCGCGGGGGACAACGACCCCGAGACGGTGCAGATTAACATCCGTCTCACTCGATCTTTCCTCGAAGATATCGATGCAACGTGGAAGGAACAGGGATTCAACTCTCGGAGCGAGTTCCTCCGTCACATCGCACGAGATGCAGTAAAGAATCCTGACTTCTCCAGGGAGGGTTGGAAACAGGTTGCGACTAGTGAACACGGGCTTCGAACGGGAGAAACGGAGCTGGTCTCACGCGAAGAAATCATCGCGATGATTGACGAAGACGTGGATGACCGCTGA
- a CDS encoding transcription initiation factor IIB, producing the protein MPVSDIYPRTFDEDVPLDQHTNACPECDGRITADSSERACEDCGLIIGEQRLNRGPDWSSYDEDTRRRSGAPLTAARHDRGLSTTIGYGTDGSGNGLSTRKRRQLHRLRREHSRGRYETKADRNLMHGFTEIRRITGALGLGDSIRDQACSLFRTAQSKRLLHGRSIEGVAAACVYAVVRCNGLPRTIDEVAAVARVEQDRVQSSYKSLNVELKLPTRPMNPSEFVPRLASELDVPDALQQRAIALSRSAEAAGVTNGVQPSGFAAACLYVAGKRSKWLTQREVAEAANTSTVTVRNHSEQLGALAE; encoded by the coding sequence ATGCCAGTTAGCGACATCTATCCACGAACGTTCGACGAAGACGTCCCGCTCGATCAACATACGAACGCCTGTCCGGAATGCGATGGCCGCATCACGGCTGATTCGAGCGAGCGGGCCTGCGAAGACTGTGGGCTCATCATCGGGGAACAGCGACTGAACCGTGGTCCGGATTGGAGTTCGTACGACGAAGACACGCGGCGACGCTCGGGTGCTCCGCTGACGGCGGCGCGGCACGACCGGGGGCTCTCGACGACGATCGGGTACGGAACCGATGGCAGTGGGAACGGGCTCTCAACCCGGAAGCGACGGCAACTTCACCGACTCCGTCGCGAGCACTCGCGTGGTCGGTATGAGACCAAAGCAGACCGGAACCTCATGCACGGCTTCACCGAAATCAGACGCATCACGGGGGCGCTCGGACTCGGTGATTCGATCCGGGACCAGGCGTGCTCGCTGTTCCGAACGGCCCAATCCAAGCGCCTGCTACACGGCCGGTCGATCGAAGGGGTCGCAGCGGCGTGTGTCTACGCGGTGGTGCGGTGCAACGGGCTGCCGCGGACCATCGACGAAGTGGCTGCCGTCGCCCGTGTCGAACAGGACCGCGTCCAGAGTTCGTACAAATCCCTCAACGTCGAGCTCAAACTCCCGACGAGACCCATGAACCCGAGCGAGTTCGTTCCACGACTCGCCTCGGAGTTGGACGTTCCTGATGCACTTCAACAGCGCGCCATTGCGCTCTCGCGAAGCGCCGAGGCGGCTGGTGTGACCAATGGTGTGCAACCCTCTGGTTTCGCAGCAGCCTGTCTGTACGTGGCCGGCAAGCGGTCGAAGTGGCTGACCCAGCGCGAAGTCGCGGAGGCAGCGAACACGTCGACGGTGACGGTTCGGAACCACAGCGAGCAGCTCGGTGCGCTCGCCGAGTGA
- a CDS encoding type IV pilin produces MDLKQLFTDDDAVSPVIGVILMVAITVILAAVIGAFVLNIGGNQETAPQTQFDWEYSDNATAGGTNDNVLVTHGGGGSLDATQLDLGGGWSGGGCSVVDTDGLSAGTVVIGNASQNACLHGASSGDTLEITWTSSSGDTSQIVGDSTVP; encoded by the coding sequence ATGGATCTTAAGCAACTCTTCACAGACGACGACGCCGTGTCGCCGGTCATCGGGGTCATCCTGATGGTCGCGATTACGGTCATCCTCGCCGCAGTGATCGGGGCATTCGTCCTGAACATCGGCGGGAACCAGGAAACGGCACCGCAGACCCAGTTCGACTGGGAGTACAGCGACAATGCCACTGCAGGCGGTACGAACGACAACGTGCTCGTTACGCACGGTGGCGGTGGCAGCCTCGACGCGACCCAGCTTGACCTCGGCGGCGGTTGGTCGGGCGGCGGTTGTTCCGTGGTAGACACGGATGGCCTCAGCGCAGGTACCGTGGTTATCGGAAACGCGTCCCAGAATGCCTGCCTCCACGGGGCTTCTTCTGGCGACACTCTCGAAATCACTTGGACTTCCAGCTCTGGTGACACCAGCCAGATCGTCGGCGACTCCACGGTACCCTGA
- a CDS encoding type IV pilin: MMDLKQLFTDDNAVSPVIGVILMVAITVILAAVIGAFVLNIGGNQETAPQNQFDFEYSNNSDHVIVSHGGGGTLDATQLDLSGAWTGSDCGVVELSGLGAGDVVVNNSTGSWGPCSHDASSGDTLEITWTSSSGDTSQIITDSTVP; encoded by the coding sequence ATGATGGACCTGAAACAACTCTTCACGGACGATAACGCGGTGTCGCCGGTCATCGGCGTCATCCTCATGGTTGCTATCACGGTCATCCTCGCGGCCGTCATCGGCGCATTCGTCCTGAATATCGGCGGAAATCAGGAGACTGCACCCCAGAACCAGTTCGACTTCGAGTACAGCAACAATTCAGATCATGTCATAGTCTCGCACGGTGGCGGCGGCACTCTGGACGCCACCCAGCTTGACCTCTCGGGTGCGTGGACTGGGAGTGATTGTGGTGTTGTGGAACTTAGTGGGCTCGGTGCTGGTGACGTAGTTGTCAACAACAGCACTGGCAGCTGGGGACCGTGCAGCCACGATGCCTCCTCGGGCGACACGCTCGAAATCACGTGGACTTCCAGCTCTGGGGATACCAGCCAGATAATCACTGACTCCACGGTTCCGTAA
- a CDS encoding ArdC-like ssDNA-binding domain-containing protein → MSCETTQTDSTEADEPQSRIEFDDSDTRRDEMHDSLEAWVEQFAELSDEARASAELQEWLDVQSRFHDYSYRNTLLIKHQCPEATKVAGYNTWRNEFDRHVSKGESAIWIWAPIIAKRCPGCGNSQSYHASSDCEYDETSPEEWERGLVGFKPVPVFDASQTEGEPLPELDTATRGEGAKLLDALLDAAPELGVRAELVSPEKWLHGAAAGVCTKRSAYDCSLLVEVRDDDNDAQVASVLAHEYAHALLHFDVDDPDERSKRETEAESTAYVVSQYLGLDASRSALYVAAWDGDPVETIQERLERIVATTREIIGVVETRV, encoded by the coding sequence ATGTCCTGCGAGACAACTCAGACCGATAGCACCGAGGCTGACGAACCCCAGTCAAGAATCGAGTTCGACGATTCAGATACCCGTCGTGACGAGATGCACGACTCGCTCGAAGCGTGGGTCGAGCAGTTCGCCGAACTCTCGGACGAAGCGAGGGCGAGCGCAGAATTACAAGAATGGCTGGATGTCCAGTCGCGGTTCCACGACTACTCCTACCGGAACACGCTCCTGATCAAACACCAGTGTCCCGAAGCGACGAAGGTCGCTGGCTACAACACGTGGCGGAACGAGTTCGACCGTCACGTCTCGAAGGGCGAGTCAGCCATCTGGATCTGGGCGCCCATCATCGCGAAGCGATGCCCCGGCTGTGGGAACTCGCAGTCCTACCACGCCAGCAGCGACTGTGAGTACGACGAGACGTCACCTGAGGAGTGGGAGAGGGGGCTGGTCGGGTTCAAGCCCGTTCCCGTGTTCGATGCCTCCCAGACAGAGGGTGAGCCACTGCCCGAGCTCGACACGGCGACGCGAGGTGAGGGAGCCAAACTCCTGGACGCGCTTCTCGACGCCGCTCCCGAGCTCGGCGTTCGCGCGGAACTCGTCTCACCCGAGAAGTGGCTTCACGGTGCGGCAGCTGGTGTCTGTACGAAGCGGAGTGCGTACGACTGCTCGCTGCTCGTTGAGGTTCGAGACGACGACAACGACGCGCAGGTCGCGAGCGTCCTCGCCCACGAGTACGCACACGCCCTGCTCCACTTCGATGTCGACGATCCTGACGAGCGTTCGAAGCGCGAGACTGAAGCCGAGAGTACGGCCTACGTGGTCTCGCAGTACTTGGGGCTCGACGCGTCCCGGAGTGCCCTCTATGTGGCCGCGTGGGACGGTGACCCCGTTGAGACGATTCAAGAGCGGCTGGAGCGGATCGTCGCGACGACTCGGGAGATCATCGGCGTGGTCGAGACTAGGGTGTGA